ACAGAACTATTTCAACTTTCAAAAAGCATCAAATGCTGGCATTACCTATGAAAGAGTACATAAGTGGATCTACCTCAGGAATTGACTGGATGGACTCAACAAAGTTGTCAAGAGAAACCTCCCATATTGCCAGTTTTACTGAAGTTAAAAGCACAAATGCAAGCATCAATATATAATTAGTCtcacaaagtttaataaaaatgtgtgaaGATGCAAACATAATCCCACCTGACAGAGATAAAGCATTGGAAAATGCAAACTTCTCAAGAACAACCTGCTCATAATCCAGCTCTCCGTTAAACAAGAAGATTCCATGATGGAGCTTTGAATTACCCCTGAtccaacaaaaaacaaaaataaaagcatggCTACATCTTAAAGCAGTACCATTACCAACTTTCAAGGAGTATTACATGATTTCAACAGTTTGTATATGTTGCATTAAGAAATGACAGATTTGTGACTGACTCTCCTACTGTATAATTGATTTCTTCATTTTCCCAGTGGATCAGAGCAATTTCATAGGGTTGAATTTCATGCTGCTCCAGTATCCTCATCGCTGTCTTTACCTGGGTATAAAATATTAGCAGGGCATGATTTGTAGCATGATTTTTAATTATGTGAAAGAACCTTTCAATATTTGCCAAACACCTGATTCAGATTCACCTGGCATATATAGATTAATACAACTTTTGAATAGTTTCCAGTTGATATTCGTCTATCAGAAAATCTGCCAGTTGCTTCAGTGTATGTTATAATAATACTTACAGTTTTCTCATCAACATTCCAGAACACCACTGAGCCTTCTCTAAAatggtaaataaaacaaaaaataattaccaATCAGAAATCAAAACCCAGAAATTCAAGtgataaaaaaatcattcagaatACCTGAAGAAGAACATTGTGCCACTGTCATTTGGCTTTGCAGCATTCTCTGTTCCCATCACCAAAACATTGGAAGCGtctgaaaaacacatttacttACAACAAATAAGAGACTGCATTCAAACAAGCATgcaatgcattcttttttttaaaaagtgacgCAGATGAACTGACCTCTGGGAAATTCTTTGATTTCACTGAAGCCATGAGCTATGAGATCGTGACAGAGTGTGGGTAAATGGTACTGATCTGCAGTTGCGTATGCAATGCACTGCATCatgtcctgaaaaaaaaatagcattaaatACATAATGAAAAGTcatcttatatatatatcccaTAAATGATTTTATGATAACACACAATAGTCACGCACCTCCTCCAGACTGGGCTGAGTGGTTCGTGATGGCTGTTTGGTTCTTGGTCCCTTAAAGGTCCTTTTTCCGGGCATACCTCCTTGTTTCAGTACTGATTTGGTGGCGGTTGTTGTGGACTGCAATCTCATTTGTATACTCCATGTTTTGGATATTAAATTTAAGGGAATCAGCGCTTCAAAATGTGGTCTTTGAAACATTCCTCTTTGCAATAAGTATCTATGGTGATGTAAACTGATGTGACAGCTGCTCTGGTCTTTAAGAAGGTTTGGTGTAGGTGCAATGGATGCCAGTGTTGAGCAGTTTAACCTCATGGCGCTGACACTGTTTAATCCATTTACTGTCCTGTTTCTAAATCCACAGGCTTGTGTCCATTTCAAGGGTTGATGTAACCTTTGTAATATCTTGAGAGACATGCCTATAAGAATCAAACAGTTTCAGCATTAAGAGTGTTAAATTAGGTCTATATCAACCAGAAAGCACCACTATATTTGTAGCCAAGAGGCCTTTATTTCAGCTGACCTTGAATGACAAGCATGTCAACACAAAGCACTGGTCATTGCTAACCGTCTCGATGGTTCattaaataaagataaatttaagcaaatgcaAACAAAACAGAACGTGTCTGCTTCTTTCTGATCAGCTGACATAAAGCAGATACGCTGTGAATTTCTTTCTGACAATACTGCCAACATAAGCTACACAGTAACTTAAAACTGATTCTGAATATTCAAGGTAATTCATTCGTCTTAACCTTCAGCGTACCTGACGCGTACCGTCCCGCCAAATATTAGAACGTTCGATGACAGAAACTGTTACACAGTAGATATATATGTTTCAACATTCTCACAGATTGACATAACGTTCCAACAGCACGAGTGATCCGGTCACTTCCTGTATTTTGGTGACGTCAAAATCATGTGAGGCAACCTAATGTTGCCCCGCCCCTGCAGAGACATACGACTAATTTAGAGCTTGTGAATTTTATTTGGAACCTCATTATTTTATTTGGTAATTTTCATGTAGATATAAGCAAATCTAAAGCACGTTGCAATATATAACCAAGTTTGTTATGTTTGTTCTcttaaatatgtgaaaaataagaaATCGAGATAAACAATTTCACACCATAAAGAGATACATATCGAAGATTAGGATTTGAAAGTGCGGTCATTTggctatttgtttgtttgtgtcctTTCATTTAGCTTTTTTGATAATTACTATATATTGAACTGTAAACATATCATGTTTTAATTGTCTAGTCAAAGTTATAAACGCTTTTAGTGAGGAGAACTGTAATGCCTCTTTGAACTTAAATAACACACATTTATCAAGATTCTGTAGGAGGTAGATAGGAGGttatatgttatttttcatatattcaaATCCATAATGCCAGCAGATTAAAAACTGAATGCATTGTACGTCGCTCCGATAAAAGCATctaccaaatgcataaatgtatgaaCCATATAAACTGTATAAAACAAGGTATGAACGTAAAATACACTTGTACTAACATTTGATCTTGCGCCCCCTAATGGTTAGAACGTTAAATGTTGTTGTGTTGCTTGGATACCTGATAAACTACACAATCTACAGAGCACCGTGCATTAGTATGAGATGGTTTGATATATCGGCGTGGAGCAGCAACATAGACAAGTGAGTTTTAGTACATTGTGCCAATTTATAGAGTGATACATTCTCATAATTCTTTATAAAAAGAATCGTTGACTTGATTACTTTACTGCCTACTGCTATGACCATATATCATTTGATTTGTGTCATGATCAAAAAAATGGTGTAACATCTTGTAACATTTGTAATAAAGCAGACTAAATACATGCAAAGAAGAAAGAATTTAGTGATTAAAATGTGATATGTGATTGTACCACTTTTAATGTATCTTTTATGATCATCTAGCAATAAAGGTGCTTTTGTTGTTAATTCATAATCAAAGTGGTCCTTGGGGATTAATAAAATAGCATTGCATTGTTTGTAATTCAAAGTTAAATAATATACCCACCGtgatttattactattataaaaaGTTATGAATATTCATTGTGAATGCTACTATTGCTATGGTTACACCAGGTTCTGTCTGTCAACATTCAGGTTTGATTGACAGCGTTTTCGCAATGGAGGAGTCTGTAATCCAGCAGCACCTCACACACTATAAACAGGCCATTGAGACAGCCCGTGAGGAGCTGGCCACCCTGCAGGCCAAATACAACAACCTACAATCACAGGTTTATATATTCGCTGGCAATTCAGGTAGTTTTTGGATGCACATTCTTTTTGTgaaataacatatttaattttaacagttcTTGGAAAGCCAATCCAAAATTGCATCTCAGGAAGAGACTTTGAAAAGCTTAAAGGATGCCATAGATAGACATAAAGAGAAAGAGGCGAGACAGGAGTCTCTCATCAGCTCGCTCAGAGAACGCAACTACAACGCAGAGCAAGAGATGATCTCCATCACCTCCTCCAAAAGCATCATGGACATGAGAATACAGACTCTTACAAAGGAGAACAAGGAGAAAATAATGGAACTTGATATCAAGTCGAAGTGAGCATTTATGGTGGTTTGCACACATCTAGCCATTCttttttgtatttctgttttctacattttagaataatagtAAAGTAGTTTGCATCTCCTCAAAGTCATAAGGTGCTCATCTGAGATGCTTTTTCAAACAGATGGACACATATGAATATTTCAGCTGTGAAACTTGATTCGCGTTCTGATTGGTTCGCTCAGTGTATCGTTCTCAGCCAATCGATTCCCTTTTATAACCATGATGCATCCAAACGAATGCACTATCTCTGCGCGCTATGGAAGTTCTTATTCTAGCCCTCCGcctccccagcaccacctgcctagatctgctagtGTACATAACACTAAAGCTTATAATAAATTAGTCAATTAAAGCATCAactatatttgattttattccATGGAtccttttcttttaataaacACTGTTACATATTTGCAGACAATATTTTGCAGAATGCAGCAAGGCAAAACAGGAAGCCACTGAGACCCAGAGAAGATGTGACGAGTTTATATCAACATTAGCAAACAAAGCCTCTGTAAATATGGCAGGAAAGGTGGATCCTATGGATTATATTGTATCTGTGGTGAGTGTTTTGGTATATGCTTTCTTCCAATACTTTAATATTCTCCTGATCTCTAACATATCTCTCTATGATAAGGTGGATGCATGTTTCAAGGACAGAGACCGGCTGAAGAACTGTATTTGTGCTTTAGAGGAGAGTGTGAAGTTGTATGAGGTGGAGTGTAAAGCCAGCAGAGAAACAGTAAAGAGACTGGCGACTGATGTAGACCGTGAACAGACGCTCTCAGCCTCCAGAGCAAATGAACTGAACTCTAACAGACAGGTATATTTCCAGATCAATAATGCAATTAAATACACACCTTTGTAGAAATCAGCTTGAACTACCCGCAACAAGCATCTTTTAGGGTGAATCTGACAAAACCTTATGAAAAAATATGTCTGGGttatacactactggtcaaaagtttggaatcattaaaatttttccaagaatgcttttatttgatcaaaaatattggGAAcgttattacagtttaaaatgatttaaaatccTGTGATgtcgaagctgaattttcagcagctattactccagtcttcagtgtcacatgatcccagctaacaaaaatatgttctaagcaCGTTTTGCTAACGTTTCCgttatgttctctgaacgttcagAATGtccgttttttttaaatgtctttaaaaatgttttttcttagttatacaaacattaaagtgttagttcacccaaaaatgaaaattctgtcattaattactcaccctcgtgccgttttacacccgtaagaccttcgttgatcttcggaacgcaaattaagatatttttgtttaaatccgatggctccgtgaggcctacatagggagcaatgacatttcctctctcaagatccataaaggtactaaaaacaaatttaaatcagttcacgtgagtacagtggttcaatattaatattataaaacgacgagaataatttttggtgcgccaaaaaaaaaaaaaaaaaaaacgacttatttagtgatgaccgatttcaaaacactgcttcaggaagattcggagcataatgaatcagcgtatcgaatcatgattcggatcgcttgtcaaaccgccaaactgctgaaatcacgtgactttggcgctctgaacagctgattcgacacgctgattcattatgctccgaagcttcctgaagcttcctgaagcagtgttttgaaatcggccatcactaaataattcattattttgttttttttggcgcaccaaaaatattctcgtcgctttataata
This window of the Ctenopharyngodon idella isolate HZGC_01 chromosome 17, HZGC01, whole genome shotgun sequence genome carries:
- the rmnd1 gene encoding required for meiotic nuclear division protein 1 homolog isoform X2, whose amino-acid sequence is MSLKILQRLHQPLKWTQACGFRNRTVNGLNSVSAMRLNCSTLASIAPTPNLLKDQSSCHISLHHHRYLLQRGMFQRPHFEALIPLNLISKTWSIQMRLQSTTTATKSVLKQGGMPGKRTFKGPRTKQPSRTTQPSLEEDMMQCIAYATADQYHLPTLCHDLIAHGFSEIKEFPRDASNVLVMGTENAAKPNDSGTMFFFREGSVVFWNVDEKTVKTAMRILEQHEIQPYEIALIHWENEEINYTVGEGNSKLHHGIFLFNGELDYEQVVLEKFAFSNALSLSVKLAIWEVSLDNFVESIQSIPEMLKSGQRVKLSRAEVMQKIGELFSLRHCINLSSDLLITPDFYWDREDLEQLYDKTCQFLNINRRVKVVNEKLQHCTELTDLMRNHLSEKHSLRLEWMIVVLITIEVMFELARVIF
- the rmnd1 gene encoding required for meiotic nuclear division protein 1 homolog isoform X1, producing MLVIQGMSLKILQRLHQPLKWTQACGFRNRTVNGLNSVSAMRLNCSTLASIAPTPNLLKDQSSCHISLHHHRYLLQRGMFQRPHFEALIPLNLISKTWSIQMRLQSTTTATKSVLKQGGMPGKRTFKGPRTKQPSRTTQPSLEEDMMQCIAYATADQYHLPTLCHDLIAHGFSEIKEFPRDASNVLVMGTENAAKPNDSGTMFFFREGSVVFWNVDEKTVKTAMRILEQHEIQPYEIALIHWENEEINYTVGEGNSKLHHGIFLFNGELDYEQVVLEKFAFSNALSLSVKLAIWEVSLDNFVESIQSIPEMLKSGQRVKLSRAEVMQKIGELFSLRHCINLSSDLLITPDFYWDREDLEQLYDKTCQFLNINRRVKVVNEKLQHCTELTDLMRNHLSEKHSLRLEWMIVVLITIEVMFELARVIF